In the genome of Patescibacteria group bacterium, one region contains:
- the nusB gene encoding transcription antitermination factor NusB produces MANRHLARSTVLQTLFEWDFNGQRKTDDVETILKRDIAEFAPGVSDSSFMTELLRSICDKMSDIDTIIEKAAPDWPINKISIIDRNILRIGLYELLFADKTEVPEKVAINEAIELAKTFGGENSGKFVNGVLGSVYKELGEPGKDAVSQKSKRKAEVPYEKMPIQKLGGAVVYAKDGGEIYLALVHDIFGHWTLSKGKIEVDEDVKQGTTREMKEELGLDVSIQTDLGKNEYIASDPTLGKIRKQVNYFLAEAKYENLTLGTSGGLDDARWYKMADIVSLNLYNDILPIVTKAVNILLKK; encoded by the coding sequence ATGGCTAACAGGCACCTTGCAAGATCGACAGTTCTACAAACCCTCTTCGAGTGGGATTTTAATGGTCAGCGAAAGACTGACGATGTAGAAACGATTCTCAAGAGAGATATCGCCGAATTTGCTCCTGGCGTTAGTGATTCGTCGTTCATGACTGAGCTCCTCCGTTCTATTTGCGACAAGATGTCGGACATTGATACGATTATTGAAAAGGCTGCTCCAGATTGGCCAATCAATAAAATTTCTATTATCGATCGCAACATCTTGCGCATCGGTCTTTACGAATTGCTTTTTGCGGACAAAACTGAAGTGCCGGAAAAAGTGGCGATCAATGAAGCGATTGAGTTGGCGAAAACATTCGGCGGCGAAAATAGCGGCAAATTTGTAAACGGCGTTCTTGGTTCAGTCTACAAAGAACTTGGAGAGCCCGGCAAAGATGCTGTTTCCCAGAAGAGTAAACGCAAAGCTGAAGTTCCGTACGAAAAAATGCCTATCCAAAAATTGGGAGGCGCAGTGGTCTATGCTAAGGATGGTGGTGAAATTTATCTCGCGCTTGTCCACGATATTTTCGGTCATTGGACGCTCTCAAAAGGAAAAATTGAAGTTGATGAGGACGTTAAGCAAGGTACGACGAGAGAAATGAAGGAAGAACTTGGCCTCGATGTTTCGATTCAAACAGATCTTGGAAAAAATGAATACATCGCATCCGATCCAACTCTTGGTAAAATTCGCAAACAAGTAAATTACTTTTTGGCAGAAGCCAAGTATGAAAATTTAACTCTTGGTACTTCAGGTGGACTCGACGACGCACGATGGTACAAAATGGCGGATATTGTTTCTCTTAATTTGTACAATGACATTTTGCCAATCGTCACCAAAGCGGTCAATATATTACTTAAAAAGTAG
- the rnc gene encoding ribonuclease III — protein MDFSKFEDQLGIYFKNKSLLQTAFTHRSYINENRKGALEHNERLEFLGDAVLELIATHFLYNKYPDKAEGDLTSYRSALVNAVTLSEIATKLGMNEFLLLSKGETKDTGRARQYILANTMESFIGALFLDQGYDAAQVFIKQYILSLIDNIVAKKSWLDAKSFFQEKAQEEEGITPSYVVLKETGPDHDKQFTVAVEIGRERVATGEGKSKQEAEQSAAQEGLKAKSWN, from the coding sequence ATGGATTTTTCAAAATTCGAAGACCAACTCGGTATTTATTTCAAAAACAAAAGTCTTTTACAGACGGCTTTTACGCATAGATCATATATCAACGAAAACCGAAAAGGTGCGCTTGAACACAACGAACGCCTGGAGTTTTTGGGCGACGCTGTCTTAGAGTTGATCGCGACGCATTTTTTGTATAACAAATATCCTGACAAAGCAGAAGGGGATTTGACGTCCTACCGTTCTGCGCTTGTTAACGCCGTGACACTTTCTGAAATTGCCACGAAACTCGGCATGAATGAATTTCTTCTTTTATCAAAAGGGGAAACCAAGGATACTGGCCGCGCTCGACAATATATTTTGGCAAACACTATGGAATCTTTTATTGGCGCCCTGTTTCTCGATCAAGGATATGACGCGGCACAAGTATTTATAAAACAATACATTCTCTCGCTCATCGACAACATTGTTGCCAAAAAAAGTTGGCTTGACGCAAAAAGTTTTTTTCAGGAAAAAGCTCAGGAAGAAGAGGGAATTACTCCGTCTTATGTAGTACTTAAAGAAACTGGTCCCGATCACGATAAACAATTTACGGTTGCAGTAGAAATTGGTCGCGAACGTGTTGCCACAGGCGAGGGAAAATCAAAACAAGAAGCTGAACAGAGTGCGGCACAGGAGGGACTGAAAGCCAAGAGTTGGAATTAG
- a CDS encoding AAA family ATPase: protein MYLKGLEISGFKSFAKKTVLQFSTPITAVVGPNGSGKSNTAEAFRFVLGEQSIKSMRGKRTEDLIWNGGGDTARANRASVKVVFDNHQRMLNVDFDEVSLERVIYRDSSSEYFINGTQVRLKDIIELLAGAHIGSSGHHIISQGEADKILNANSKERRDMLEDALGLKIYQYKRLESERKLEKTDENMKSVESLRKEIAPHLKFLKKQVEKVEKTLELKEELRTVSKNYFKREEVYITFQRQAIESDRKKPTDDLAQLQSDLAKAKAVLEISAGVNAKNNETIKLESDLSAVRNEKDRLARELGRIEGAIGSEERIVRREKEMMAQEGNQQVLLKDVEAVRTTIEQKIVEVEKFKDENSLQNFFDFIRATFDEFIKRHKRGDTTQLLNQSLSEIERLKSERQTCEAALADSNKKEEDLRATLLHMQKLIEKDKDSTRDAEREMFRIMNEENLVRNILASLKAREERLNLLDESFKRDVQEVMMLVGREVYNYTSEVILAENGAAISAAEIAAEERVHQEERRRSMEKMKIRIEDAGTGGGEDVLKEYNETLERDQFLERELADLAQSALSLKNIIVELEEKLDTEFREGVLKINTQFQNFFNLMFGGGSASLQVVRETKKKKSDTDLEIDMDAVPTEDGEEDMEEKEGIEIDVSLPRKKIKGLMMLSGGERALTSIALLFAISQVNPPPFVILDETDAALDEANSKKYGDMIENLSKLSQLILITHNRETMSRAGVLYGVTMGSGGVSKLLSIAFEEAVAVAK from the coding sequence ATGTATCTGAAGGGCTTAGAAATCTCTGGCTTTAAATCTTTTGCCAAAAAAACGGTATTGCAATTTAGCACGCCGATTACTGCTGTGGTTGGACCGAATGGTTCCGGTAAATCAAATACTGCCGAGGCTTTTCGTTTTGTGCTTGGCGAACAATCGATCAAATCGATGCGCGGAAAGCGCACGGAAGATTTAATTTGGAATGGGGGTGGCGATACTGCCCGCGCCAACCGCGCTTCGGTAAAAGTAGTTTTCGACAATCATCAGAGAATGCTTAATGTTGATTTTGATGAAGTATCCCTTGAGCGTGTGATTTATCGTGACTCTTCCAGTGAATATTTTATCAATGGTACTCAGGTGAGGCTCAAAGACATTATCGAACTTTTGGCCGGCGCTCACATTGGCTCATCGGGACATCATATTATTTCTCAAGGTGAAGCTGATAAAATTCTAAATGCCAACAGTAAGGAACGTCGTGACATGCTTGAAGACGCGCTTGGTTTAAAAATTTATCAATATAAGCGTTTGGAAAGCGAGCGGAAGTTGGAAAAAACTGATGAAAACATGAAGTCGGTTGAATCTTTGCGAAAGGAGATTGCGCCGCATTTGAAATTTCTAAAAAAGCAGGTTGAGAAAGTGGAAAAAACTCTCGAGTTGAAGGAGGAATTACGAACAGTTTCTAAGAATTATTTTAAACGTGAAGAGGTATATATTACATTTCAAAGACAAGCGATTGAAAGTGATAGAAAAAAACCGACGGATGACCTTGCGCAACTGCAAAGTGATCTTGCTAAAGCAAAGGCGGTTTTGGAAATTTCAGCTGGGGTGAATGCCAAAAATAACGAAACAATTAAATTAGAAAGTGATTTGAGCGCGGTGAGAAATGAAAAAGATCGGTTAGCGCGAGAGCTCGGCCGAATCGAAGGTGCAATTGGTAGTGAAGAAAGAATTGTTCGACGTGAGAAGGAAATGATGGCTCAAGAGGGGAATCAACAGGTTTTATTAAAAGACGTAGAAGCTGTAAGGACTACGATTGAACAGAAAATAGTAGAGGTGGAAAAATTTAAAGACGAAAATTCTTTGCAGAATTTTTTTGATTTCATTCGAGCTACGTTTGATGAATTTATAAAACGCCACAAGCGTGGAGATACAACACAACTGCTCAATCAATCACTTTCAGAAATTGAACGATTAAAATCTGAACGCCAAACTTGTGAGGCTGCACTCGCTGATTCTAATAAAAAAGAGGAAGATTTGCGCGCCACGCTTTTGCATATGCAGAAATTGATTGAAAAAGATAAGGATTCAACTCGAGATGCTGAGCGAGAGATGTTTAGGATTATGAACGAGGAAAATCTTGTTCGCAATATTTTGGCGTCATTAAAAGCCCGCGAGGAAAGGTTGAATCTTCTCGATGAAAGCTTCAAGAGAGATGTTCAGGAGGTAATGATGTTGGTTGGGCGTGAGGTTTACAATTACACAAGTGAAGTAATTCTCGCGGAGAACGGAGCCGCGATTTCTGCGGCAGAAATCGCGGCTGAAGAACGTGTCCACCAAGAAGAGCGTCGTCGCTCAATGGAAAAAATGAAAATCCGTATCGAGGACGCAGGAACTGGTGGTGGCGAAGATGTTCTCAAGGAATACAACGAAACACTCGAACGCGATCAATTTTTGGAACGAGAATTGGCAGACTTAGCTCAGTCGGCACTATCTCTTAAAAATATTATTGTTGAACTGGAGGAAAAGCTCGACACCGAATTCCGTGAGGGGGTGTTGAAAATTAATACTCAATTTCAAAATTTCTTTAATTTAATGTTCGGAGGTGGATCCGCATCACTTCAAGTGGTACGCGAAACAAAAAAGAAAAAGAGTGATACTGATTTGGAAATTGACATGGATGCAGTACCAACTGAAGACGGCGAAGAAGACATGGAGGAAAAAGAGGGAATTGAAATTGATGTCAGTTTGCCTCGTAAAAAAATCAAAGGCTTGATGATGCTCTCCGGTGGTGAACGTGCGCTTACTTCGATTGCGCTTTTGTTTGCCATTTCTCAGGTCAATCCGCCGCCATTTGTCATTCTCGATGAGACTGACGCGGCACTCGACGAAGCCAACTCAAAAAAATACGGCGATATGATCGAAAATCTCTCCAAACTTTCACAACTGATTTTAATTACGCACAATCGCGAAACCATGTCCCGCGCAGGAGTACTCTACGGCGTCACCATGGGTTCTGGTGGAGTTTCTAAATTGCTCTCGATTGCATTTGAAGAAGCTGTTGCGGTGGCAAAATAG
- the rnr gene encoding ribonuclease R, with the protein MNKRQKNDQPHPSNVESKKHVGKIRIAGKGMGFVELENEDVDILIEPENLNTALHFDEVEIAVLPKSVRGRKVGKVLKILKRAKLQFVGTLQMDKGRFFLLPDDKKVYKEINVGSNEMAKKAVGMKVLVKFLEWSDPNKNPTGELLQIIGKKGENNAEMLGIALEKGFDSSFPHSVEHEAEKISKLGVHVSADELSKRRDFRNTLTFTIDPIDAKDFDDAISYKKISEDSYEIGVHIADVSHYVKEKTELDREALRRGFSVYLVDRTIPMLPEALSNEVCSLKPDEDRLTFSAVFILNKEGIVKEKWFGKTIIHSAKRFTYESAQDVLDGKSVEHTEALLALNEMAKKMQKRKFSAGAIDFEQDEVRFELDVLGRPVKIYKKERLDTHKLVEEYMLLANKEVAEFIFKAREKHKSKEPFIYRIHDTPNQEKIAELGIFLKALGHELPNTNGKVSAKDLQMLFKQIEGRAEESMIKTAAVRSMAKAIYSTGNIGHFGLAFEYYTHFTSPIRRYADLLVHRVLFHHLNGTKIPEHEWHSYEKMASANSEQEIAAAEAERASKKYKQVEYMQTKVGQSFNGIISGVTEWGMYIEEKETRCEGMVKLRDLAGDFYKLDQKNYCLIGEKTKKKYTLGDSVRFKVVLADMERKTLDYVLIDSK; encoded by the coding sequence ATGAACAAACGTCAAAAAAACGACCAACCTCACCCATCGAACGTTGAATCAAAAAAACATGTCGGAAAAATCAGAATTGCTGGAAAAGGCATGGGTTTTGTTGAACTCGAAAATGAAGATGTCGATATTCTAATTGAACCGGAAAATCTAAACACCGCACTTCATTTCGACGAGGTGGAAATTGCCGTACTTCCAAAATCTGTACGCGGTAGAAAAGTGGGAAAGGTTTTGAAAATTCTGAAACGGGCTAAATTGCAATTTGTCGGAACCCTTCAAATGGACAAGGGGCGTTTTTTTCTCTTGCCTGATGACAAAAAAGTCTACAAGGAGATTAACGTCGGCTCAAACGAGATGGCCAAGAAAGCAGTTGGCATGAAAGTACTTGTAAAATTCCTCGAATGGTCTGATCCAAATAAAAATCCAACAGGTGAACTTCTCCAAATTATTGGTAAAAAGGGAGAGAATAACGCCGAAATGCTTGGTATCGCGCTTGAAAAAGGTTTTGATTCCTCATTTCCCCACAGTGTCGAACATGAGGCGGAAAAAATTTCTAAACTTGGAGTCCACGTATCTGCCGATGAACTCAGTAAGCGTCGTGATTTCAGAAACACATTAACTTTCACCATTGACCCAATTGATGCCAAAGATTTTGACGATGCTATTTCCTATAAAAAGATTTCAGAGGATAGTTACGAAATTGGAGTGCACATTGCTGATGTTTCTCATTACGTAAAGGAAAAAACTGAGCTCGATCGTGAGGCCTTGCGCCGAGGATTTTCTGTTTATCTTGTTGATCGCACAATTCCCATGCTTCCTGAGGCACTTTCAAACGAGGTTTGTAGTTTGAAACCTGACGAGGATCGTTTAACATTTTCTGCCGTTTTTATTTTAAACAAAGAAGGAATCGTAAAAGAAAAATGGTTTGGAAAAACAATCATTCATTCTGCAAAACGATTCACGTACGAATCTGCACAGGATGTACTCGATGGAAAATCAGTAGAACATACGGAAGCACTGCTAGCGCTCAATGAGATGGCTAAAAAAATGCAGAAACGAAAGTTTTCTGCTGGTGCTATCGACTTTGAGCAGGACGAGGTACGCTTCGAACTCGATGTGCTGGGCAGACCGGTTAAAATTTACAAAAAAGAGAGACTTGATACTCATAAGCTCGTCGAGGAGTACATGCTTTTGGCCAACAAGGAAGTTGCCGAATTTATTTTTAAAGCTCGGGAGAAACACAAAAGTAAAGAGCCTTTTATTTATCGTATTCACGATACGCCAAATCAGGAGAAAATTGCCGAGCTTGGAATTTTTCTTAAGGCTCTTGGACACGAGTTGCCAAACACGAATGGCAAAGTTTCCGCAAAGGATTTGCAAATGCTGTTCAAGCAGATTGAGGGACGCGCCGAAGAATCGATGATTAAAACTGCGGCAGTACGATCGATGGCCAAGGCTATTTATTCGACGGGTAACATTGGACACTTTGGTTTGGCCTTCGAATACTACACTCACTTTACATCCCCTATTCGCCGATACGCTGACCTTCTGGTACATCGAGTTTTATTCCATCATTTAAATGGCACTAAAATTCCTGAACATGAATGGCATTCCTATGAAAAAATGGCCAGCGCCAACTCTGAACAAGAAATTGCCGCCGCTGAAGCTGAGCGCGCTTCGAAAAAATATAAACAAGTTGAGTACATGCAAACTAAAGTTGGTCAAAGTTTCAACGGCATCATTTCCGGTGTGACTGAGTGGGGTATGTACATCGAAGAAAAAGAAACTCGCTGTGAAGGCATGGTTAAACTTCGCGATCTCGCGGGAGATTTTTACAAACTCGATCAAAAAAATTATTGTCTCATCGGTGAAAAAACTAAAAAGAAATATACTTTGGGTGACTCTGTCCGATTTAAAGTTGTTTTGGCTGATATGGAGAGAAAAACGTTGGATTACGTGCTGATAGATAGTAAATAG
- the rpsP gene encoding 30S ribosomal protein S16: MLKIRLQRVGRTNVPTFRVVLTDSKNSTKSGRFLEILGSYDTRKDSEKKVNAERVKYWISKGAQVSGTLHNFLIHTKVITGKKINVLPKKTPIKKEEVAKVEKPAEAAAPTEVAPSVEAASEAVKS; the protein is encoded by the coding sequence ATGTTAAAAATCCGATTACAACGAGTGGGCAGAACGAATGTTCCGACTTTTCGCGTAGTTTTGACTGACTCAAAGAACAGCACTAAAAGTGGACGTTTTTTGGAGATCCTTGGTTCATACGATACTCGCAAGGATAGTGAGAAAAAAGTTAACGCAGAGCGTGTTAAATACTGGATTTCAAAAGGCGCACAGGTTTCAGGAACTCTTCACAACTTTTTAATACACACCAAAGTAATAACTGGTAAAAAAATTAACGTTTTGCCAAAGAAAACCCCAATTAAGAAAGAAGAAGTTGCGAAGGTAGAAAAGCCAGCTGAAGCCGCAGCTCCTACCGAAGTTGCTCCATCAGTCGAAGCCGCCTCTGAAGCAGTCAAATCATAA
- a CDS encoding KH domain-containing protein, with protein sequence MKQESDVIFLEYVVKALVDNPNDVKVVRTVDEMGVLLTLSLNPADMGKIIGRMGNTAKAIRTLLRVVGMKNNARVNLKINEPEGAAPREIKTNKTVDEAMEDLKI encoded by the coding sequence ATGAAACAAGAAAGCGATGTAATCTTTTTAGAGTACGTAGTGAAGGCTTTAGTTGATAATCCAAACGATGTTAAAGTTGTCCGCACAGTCGATGAGATGGGTGTTTTGTTAACCCTTTCTTTGAATCCTGCTGATATGGGAAAAATTATCGGCCGCATGGGCAATACCGCAAAGGCTATTCGAACCCTTCTTCGAGTTGTTGGAATGAAAAATAATGCCCGTGTTAATCTTAAAATCAACGAACCAGAAGGTGCCGCTCCACGAGAAATAAAGACAAACAAGACGGTGGATGAGGCGATGGAGGACCTCAAGATATAA
- the dapB gene encoding 4-hydroxy-tetrahydrodipicolinate reductase, with amino-acid sequence MNTPKINILINGWTGKMGTALLACVEKHPGLEVVGKICHSDQVDGKLLDVDVVVDFVNDPGVSTSMAVTCAAIKKSIVIGTTGHTDEQRQIIEDMARITPIVMTSNFSIGANLLFWLSGVVTEKVGIGVDIEIVEMHHCLKKDAPSGTALTLAEIIAAARSKQLHDVVQFGRHGTTGPRSQDEIGIHSIRGGDVVGDHTVLFAAIGERIELTHKASSRNTFAEGALRAAEWVVKQKPGLYDMQDVLGLR; translated from the coding sequence ATGAACACTCCAAAGATCAATATTCTGATTAACGGCTGGACCGGCAAGATGGGCACCGCCTTACTCGCCTGCGTAGAAAAACATCCAGGGCTTGAGGTCGTCGGAAAAATCTGTCACTCGGATCAGGTGGACGGCAAACTTCTCGATGTCGATGTTGTCGTGGATTTCGTCAATGATCCCGGGGTAAGCACCTCCATGGCAGTGACCTGCGCTGCAATTAAAAAATCAATCGTTATTGGCACTACCGGTCACACCGACGAACAGCGTCAGATCATTGAGGACATGGCAAGAATCACTCCCATTGTCATGACCTCAAATTTCTCGATCGGAGCCAACTTGCTTTTTTGGCTCAGTGGCGTCGTCACGGAAAAAGTTGGAATTGGCGTCGACATAGAAATTGTTGAGATGCATCACTGCCTCAAAAAGGATGCACCGAGTGGCACGGCGCTGACGTTGGCAGAAATTATTGCCGCGGCTCGAAGCAAACAACTTCATGATGTTGTCCAATTTGGCCGACACGGAACGACTGGACCGCGAAGCCAAGATGAGATCGGGATTCACTCGATTCGCGGCGGCGATGTGGTCGGGGATCACACGGTACTGTTTGCCGCCATCGGCGAACGAATCGAATTGACGCACAAGGCTTCCAGCCGCAACACGTTCGCCGAAGGCGCACTACGTGCTGCAGAGTGGGTTGTAAAGCAAAAACCTGGTTTGTACGACATGCAGGACGTTCTCGGTCTCCGTTGA
- the trmD gene encoding tRNA (guanosine(37)-N1)-methyltransferase TrmD, translated as MTFHFITLFPHAFDSYLGESILKRAIEDKKIKVKFYNPRDFAENKHDRIDRKPYGGGPGMVIQAEPVIRAIEKALMTAGYRVEGKGYRRIKSSKKLNPKTYTLNPVIVWLSPSGKQFTNEYAKKVAGKFVDIIIICGRYEGIDARVKKVFKVEELSVGPFVLTGGELPAMLMIDVISRQIPGILGDFNSLEESRVASPDVYTRPVIFKFKGKNFRVPKILLSGHAAKIKEWKESKIKTKPNK; from the coding sequence ATGACTTTCCACTTCATAACCCTATTCCCACACGCTTTCGACTCCTATCTCGGGGAGTCGATTTTGAAACGTGCAATTGAAGACAAAAAAATAAAAGTAAAGTTTTATAATCCTCGAGATTTTGCAGAAAACAAACACGATCGAATAGACCGAAAACCATACGGTGGAGGCCCAGGTATGGTAATTCAAGCTGAACCGGTAATTCGCGCGATTGAAAAAGCGTTGATGACAGCAGGGTATAGGGTAGAGGGTAAAGGGTATAGACGAATTAAAAGTAGTAAAAAACTAAACCCTAAAACTTACACCCTTAACCCTGTGATAGTCTGGCTCAGTCCTTCCGGCAAACAATTTACCAATGAGTACGCTAAAAAAGTAGCGGGAAAGTTTGTGGACATTATTATTATCTGTGGCCGATATGAAGGAATCGATGCCCGAGTTAAAAAAGTTTTCAAAGTTGAAGAACTTTCAGTCGGACCATTTGTGCTCACTGGTGGGGAATTGCCGGCGATGCTTATGATCGATGTGATCTCACGACAAATTCCAGGGATACTCGGTGATTTTAATTCTCTCGAGGAATCTCGCGTTGCCAGCCCAGATGTGTATACGCGGCCAGTAATTTTTAAATTTAAAGGAAAGAATTTTCGTGTTCCGAAAATTCTTCTTTCAGGTCACGCTGCCAAAATTAAGGAGTGGAAAGAATCAAAAATTAAAACAAAACCAAATAAGTAA
- a CDS encoding helix-turn-helix transcriptional regulator: MSDFKKLEKLLKVAGNQRRLAILAYLKKVRVSSVGKISENLNMSYHAASKHLRLLLNAELLDREQKKFEAHYTLSKNQHRLVSNLLELL, from the coding sequence ATGAGTGATTTTAAAAAATTGGAAAAGTTGCTAAAGGTTGCTGGCAACCAAAGACGACTCGCAATACTTGCGTACCTCAAAAAAGTAAGAGTGTCATCTGTTGGAAAAATTTCTGAAAATCTTAATATGTCATATCACGCCGCCTCGAAGCATTTGCGCTTGTTGCTGAACGCTGAGTTGCTCGATCGCGAACAGAAAAAATTTGAGGCTCACTATACACTTTCAAAAAATCAGCATAGACTCGTTAGTAATTTACTGGAGCTACTTTAG
- a CDS encoding HAD-IB family hydrolase yields MKKVAVFDIDGTIFRSSLLIELVEALIDEGVFPKKSRALYQLQFERWTNREGSYEDYIQAIIDTFMKYLKGVDYHEFEKIGLAVVEANKNKMYRYTRDLVKKLKRKGYFLLAVSQSPKGLLDAFCKRLGFNKVYGRFYELGPSDKFTGEVVDLHLIANKANIVRRAVAKENLTLKGSYGIGDTEGDIPMLELVENPICFNPNQALYRFAKMNGWKIVVERKDVIYEIR; encoded by the coding sequence ATGAAAAAAGTCGCAGTTTTCGATATTGATGGAACAATTTTTCGTTCAAGTTTACTAATCGAATTGGTTGAAGCCCTGATTGACGAAGGCGTTTTCCCCAAAAAAAGCCGGGCGTTGTATCAATTACAATTTGAGCGCTGGACTAACCGAGAAGGAAGTTATGAGGACTACATCCAGGCCATTATCGACACATTTATGAAATATCTCAAGGGTGTGGACTACCATGAGTTTGAAAAAATCGGTCTTGCGGTGGTTGAGGCCAATAAAAATAAAATGTATCGCTATACGCGCGACCTCGTTAAGAAATTAAAACGAAAAGGTTATTTTTTGCTTGCAGTGTCTCAGTCACCAAAAGGATTGCTCGACGCTTTTTGTAAACGACTGGGATTTAATAAAGTGTACGGGAGATTTTATGAACTTGGCCCGTCAGATAAATTTACCGGTGAAGTCGTTGACCTTCATCTTATTGCAAACAAAGCCAACATTGTCCGTCGTGCAGTTGCCAAGGAAAATTTAACATTGAAGGGTTCTTACGGAATTGGTGACACCGAGGGTGATATTCCAATGCTCGAACTGGTGGAAAATCCAATTTGTTTTAATCCAAACCAAGCGCTGTACCGTTTTGCTAAAATGAATGGCTGGAAAATTGTGGTTGAGCGAAAAGATGTGATTTACGAAATCAGATAG
- the metK gene encoding methionine adenosyltransferase gives MSKKNNTYTVESVTCGHPDKVCDQISDAILDACLAQDPKSRVAVETFGSHGHLVLGGEVTTKAKVNYKKIAADVYKKIGYTKKLDIQVFIVQQSPDIAQGVDTGGAGDQGIMYGFATNETPEYLPLGVVLVHKLAKGLEKLRTSGAIKWLKPDGKTQVTFLNGKICTVLVSTQHDKKITHAEIKKTITEKLIKPILGKLADGVEILVNPTGSFVQGGFEADAGLTGRKIIVDTYGGLVPHGGGCFSGKDLTKVDRSGAYMCRFVAKNLVANGYANEAMVSVAYAIGHIDPLMVYAVDENGKDLSAIVKKHFDFRPRAIIEKLDLLKPQYQQTAAYGHFGKLGLPWEKIVKMK, from the coding sequence ATGAGTAAGAAAAATAATACATATACTGTAGAGAGTGTAACCTGCGGCCACCCTGACAAGGTCTGCGATCAGATTTCTGATGCAATTTTAGATGCATGTTTGGCGCAAGATCCAAAAAGCCGCGTTGCTGTGGAAACCTTCGGTAGTCACGGGCACTTAGTGCTCGGTGGAGAGGTCACAACCAAGGCCAAGGTCAATTACAAAAAAATCGCTGCGGACGTTTACAAAAAAATTGGATACACCAAAAAACTCGATATTCAGGTGTTCATTGTTCAGCAGTCACCTGACATTGCTCAGGGGGTTGATACTGGCGGAGCGGGAGATCAGGGAATTATGTACGGTTTTGCCACGAATGAAACTCCAGAGTATTTGCCACTTGGCGTAGTTTTGGTGCACAAACTTGCTAAGGGATTGGAAAAATTACGAACCAGCGGCGCAATTAAATGGCTCAAACCCGACGGTAAAACTCAAGTGACGTTTCTCAATGGGAAAATTTGCACAGTTCTTGTCAGTACTCAGCATGATAAAAAAATTACCCACGCCGAAATTAAAAAAACTATAACTGAGAAACTTATCAAACCAATTTTGGGAAAGCTTGCCGATGGGGTGGAAATTCTTGTAAATCCAACCGGTTCATTCGTTCAGGGTGGATTTGAGGCTGACGCGGGACTTACAGGGCGAAAAATTATCGTTGATACCTACGGAGGCCTAGTGCCACACGGTGGAGGTTGTTTTTCCGGAAAAGATTTGACGAAAGTTGATCGTTCAGGAGCCTACATGTGCCGATTTGTTGCCAAAAATTTGGTTGCAAACGGCTATGCCAACGAAGCTATGGTTTCTGTGGCCTACGCCATCGGGCATATTGATCCGCTCATGGTCTATGCTGTAGATGAAAATGGAAAAGATTTGTCAGCTATTGTAAAAAAACATTTTGATTTTCGACCGCGAGCAATTATTGAAAAATTGGATTTGCTCAAACCGCAATATCAGCAAACTGCCGCCTATGGGCATTTTGGAAAATTGGGATTGCCGTGGGAGAAGATTGTGAAGATGAAATAA